From Staphylococcus delphini, one genomic window encodes:
- the tadA gene encoding tRNA adenosine(34) deaminase TadA, which translates to MTSHQYYMSIALEEARKAAKKGEVPIGAVVVKDEKIIARAHNLRETDQSPTAHAEHLAMERAAEALGTWRLEGCTLYVTLEPCVMCAGTIVMSRVDTVVFGAMDPKGGCVGSLMNLVQDSRMNHRATVVSGVLAYSCGEILRQFFKALRLQKKRKKS; encoded by the coding sequence ATGACAAGTCATCAATATTATATGTCAATTGCGCTAGAAGAGGCGAGAAAAGCTGCTAAAAAAGGAGAAGTCCCGATTGGCGCGGTCGTTGTCAAAGATGAAAAAATTATTGCACGGGCGCACAATTTACGAGAAACAGATCAAAGTCCGACAGCACATGCGGAACATCTAGCTATGGAGCGCGCTGCAGAAGCTTTAGGCACATGGCGTTTAGAAGGGTGTACGTTGTATGTCACATTAGAGCCGTGCGTCATGTGTGCAGGTACGATTGTGATGAGCCGAGTCGATACGGTGGTATTCGGTGCAATGGATCCGAAAGGGGGCTGTGTCGGCAGTTTGATGAATCTTGTGCAAGACAGTCGAATGAATCATCGTGCGACCGTCGTGAGTGGGGTGTTGGCTTATTCATGTGGCGAAATTTTACGGCAATTTTTTAAAGCGTTACGGTTGCAGAAAAAAAGAAAGAAAAGTTAA
- a CDS encoding deoxynucleoside kinase, with the protein MKKPFIAIEGPIGVGKSSLAHQLSQSYHFYEAKEIVGENPYLSDFYTDISKWSFQTEMFFLCHRYKDYQDLAEHTDGIVSDYHIYKNKIFARNTLNDTEYDKFSRIYDILTEDLISPDFTVILDADLSVLKRRIAKRDRSFEAHIQDSYLLKLKEDYANYYNSLKNEGHAVLWIDTTNLDFVQNEADYAYVFNQINELIGGHEHESI; encoded by the coding sequence ATGAAAAAACCGTTTATCGCAATTGAAGGTCCGATAGGCGTTGGCAAATCTTCATTAGCACATCAGTTGAGTCAATCTTATCACTTTTATGAAGCGAAAGAAATCGTCGGCGAAAACCCTTATTTATCAGACTTTTACACTGATATTTCAAAATGGAGCTTTCAAACTGAGATGTTCTTTTTATGCCACCGCTACAAAGATTATCAAGACCTTGCAGAACATACAGATGGTATTGTCAGTGACTATCATATATATAAAAACAAAATATTTGCACGTAATACTTTGAATGACACAGAATATGATAAATTTTCAAGAATTTATGACATTTTAACTGAAGATCTCATCTCACCGGATTTTACGGTCATTTTAGATGCAGATTTAAGTGTGCTCAAACGACGCATCGCCAAACGTGATCGTAGTTTTGAAGCCCATATTCAAGACAGTTATCTACTAAAACTTAAAGAAGACTATGCAAATTACTACAATTCTTTAAAAAATGAAGGACATGCGGTGTTGTGGATTGATACGACAAACCTTGATTTTGTCCAAAATGAAGCAGATTATGCGTATGTATTTAATCAAATTAATGAACTAATCGGAGGCCATGAACATGAATCAATATGA
- a CDS encoding deoxynucleoside kinase: MNQYDIPSNAIITIAGTVGVGKSSLTRAIAEKLNFRTSYENVEHNPYLDKFYHDFTRWSFHLQIYFLAERFKEQKRMFEYGGGFVQDRSIYEDVDIFAKMHEEQGTMSPEDFQTYSNLFDAMVLTPYFPKPDVLIYLESDYDTVIERIQTRGRQMEIETDPEYWKMLFQRYDDWINQFNACPVVRVNIKEYDLFDDPESIDVVLKKIEHVIHTYRQVNQRS, from the coding sequence ATGAATCAATATGATATACCGTCCAACGCTATTATTACTATCGCCGGGACTGTCGGTGTAGGGAAATCTTCTTTAACACGTGCCATCGCTGAAAAACTCAATTTCAGAACATCTTATGAAAATGTTGAACATAATCCGTATTTAGATAAATTTTATCACGATTTTACACGTTGGAGTTTTCACCTACAAATTTACTTTTTAGCTGAACGTTTCAAAGAACAAAAGCGTATGTTTGAATATGGCGGCGGATTTGTTCAAGACCGTTCGATTTATGAAGATGTCGATATTTTTGCGAAAATGCATGAAGAACAAGGTACGATGTCACCTGAAGATTTCCAAACGTACTCGAACTTGTTTGATGCGATGGTATTAACGCCTTATTTCCCTAAACCTGACGTACTCATTTATCTTGAGTCAGATTACGATACCGTGATTGAGCGAATTCAAACGCGTGGCCGTCAAATGGAGATTGAAACGGATCCTGAATATTGGAAAATGTTATTCCAACGTTATGACGATTGGATTAATCAGTTCAATGCATGTCCAGTCGTGCGCGTGAATATTAAAGAGTACGACTTGTTTGATGATCCGGAGTCGATTGATGTCGTCTTGAAGAAAATCGAACATGTCATTCATACTTATAGACAAGTCAATCAACGTTCATAA
- a CDS encoding HAD family hydrolase, with amino-acid sequence MNATKWILFDKDGTLIHFDESWTKTGIQLVDDVCDHFQLERRQAVYRAIGIKEGRFEKDSVMNGGTLKDLIAVFQQFSDEEMGEWIAQRSQTLISQRVPEIELYEGVAALVQRLKAQGYALGIVTSDNHTGVTQFLEETQLTDVFDMVISTNDGQYEKPDIRLLQPLWNRGVRGKDVIMVGDTDNDMLTGQNMKSALNVGVRTGLGQEATFEAADVVIDHVGLLESVLAKAK; translated from the coding sequence ATGAATGCAACGAAGTGGATTTTATTTGATAAAGATGGGACATTGATTCATTTTGATGAGAGTTGGACGAAAACCGGAATTCAACTGGTCGATGATGTATGTGACCATTTCCAACTTGAGCGTCGACAAGCGGTGTATCGTGCGATTGGCATTAAAGAGGGGCGATTTGAGAAGGATAGTGTGATGAACGGGGGAACATTGAAAGATTTGATTGCGGTTTTCCAACAGTTTTCGGATGAAGAGATGGGAGAATGGATTGCGCAACGAAGTCAAACGCTCATCAGTCAACGTGTCCCTGAAATTGAATTGTATGAAGGTGTAGCGGCATTAGTGCAACGTTTAAAGGCGCAAGGTTACGCGTTAGGTATCGTAACGAGTGACAATCATACGGGTGTGACACAATTTTTGGAAGAAACGCAATTGACGGATGTATTTGATATGGTCATCTCAACGAATGATGGACAGTATGAGAAGCCAGATATTCGTTTGCTTCAGCCGTTATGGAATCGCGGTGTGCGTGGGAAAGATGTGATAATGGTGGGCGACACGGATAATGATATGTTGACCGGTCAAAATATGAAAAGTGCGCTGAATGTAGGCGTCCGTACAGGATTAGGACAAGAGGCAACGTTTGAAGCGGCAGATGTCGTCATTGACCATGTCGGTTTGTTAGAAAGTGTGTTAGCCAAAGCGAAATAA
- the sph gene encoding sphingomyelin phosphodiesterase, translating to MKKLKPKKRLTSLVLATTMLLGIMNTGVSHAASDENQPELKLATHNVYMLSGYLYPNWGQSKRADLISKAKYIQDNDVVIFNEAFYPTSANQLLNHLKSSYPHQTPVLGRSYSGWDRTEGHYSSTTFENGGVAIISKYPIKEKIQHVFRHGCGFDNDSNKGFVYTKIEKNGKFVHVIGTHTQSEDSRCGRGQDRAIRAEQMKEISDFVKNKNIPKDEVVYIGGDMNVNKNAGNGEFQDMLKNLNVNDVLYAGHSSTWDPQSNSIAKYNYPHSAPEYLDYIFVDKDHRQPGQLINEAVAEKSPTWDVYKFPYLYVYNDYSDHYPVKAYSK from the coding sequence ATGAAAAAACTAAAACCAAAAAAACGATTAACATCACTAGTATTAGCCACTACCATGCTTTTAGGTATCATGAACACTGGCGTTAGCCATGCTGCTTCAGACGAAAATCAACCGGAACTCAAATTAGCAACGCACAATGTTTACATGCTTTCTGGTTATCTTTATCCTAACTGGGGACAAAGTAAGCGTGCAGATTTAATTTCAAAAGCAAAATATATACAAGATAACGATGTAGTGATTTTTAATGAAGCATTCTACCCGACTTCAGCAAATCAGCTACTCAATCATTTAAAATCATCCTATCCACACCAAACCCCCGTACTCGGTCGTTCATATTCAGGGTGGGATCGTACGGAAGGTCATTATTCAAGTACAACTTTTGAAAATGGTGGTGTTGCGATTATCAGTAAATACCCAATTAAAGAAAAGATTCAACACGTTTTCCGACATGGCTGTGGTTTTGACAATGACAGCAACAAAGGCTTTGTCTACACAAAAATAGAAAAGAACGGAAAATTTGTTCACGTTATCGGTACACATACACAATCTGAAGACTCTCGATGTGGTAGAGGTCAAGACCGAGCAATTAGAGCTGAACAAATGAAAGAAATCAGTGACTTTGTTAAAAACAAAAACATCCCTAAAGATGAAGTCGTTTACATTGGCGGAGATATGAATGTAAACAAAAATGCTGGAAACGGCGAATTCCAAGACATGTTGAAAAACTTAAATGTTAATGATGTCCTTTACGCAGGTCATTCAAGCACATGGGATCCTCAATCTAACTCAATTGCCAAATACAATTATCCACATAGTGCACCAGAATATCTAGACTATATTTTTGTAGATAAAGATCATCGCCAACCTGGCCAACTCATTAACGAAGCTGTAGCTGAAAAATCACCAACTTGGGATGTTTACAAATTCCCATACCTTTACGTGTATAACGATTACTCTGATCACTATCCAGTAAAAGCGTATAGTAAATAA
- a CDS encoding type II toxin-antitoxin system HicB family antitoxin produces the protein MKDINYYLKLPYTLKIEQDTDYDGSEYFIAKYEELDGLVGTGDSEIKAVNDLLTIKKDWFEANLNVGTPIPEPITKKIEEQTRFTLRLPSHIDKQLNQYMQRENVSKNTAIIVLLQSGLYHNFHEEIENKVSHRLN, from the coding sequence ATGAAAGATATAAATTACTATTTAAAATTACCTTATACGTTAAAAATAGAGCAGGATACGGATTATGATGGTAGTGAATATTTTATAGCTAAATATGAAGAACTAGATGGACTTGTTGGTACTGGTGATTCAGAAATAAAAGCTGTAAATGATCTTTTAACAATAAAAAAAGATTGGTTTGAAGCGAATTTAAATGTAGGTACGCCTATACCAGAACCAATTACTAAAAAAATTGAAGAACAAACAAGGTTCACATTACGTCTACCCTCTCATATAGATAAGCAATTAAATCAATATATGCAACGAGAAAATGTTAGTAAAAATACTGCCATTATAGTTTTATTGCAATCTGGTTTATATCATAACTTTCATGAAGAAATTGAAAATAAAGTTTCACATCGTCTTAATTGA
- a CDS encoding type II toxin-antitoxin system HicA family toxin, translated as MTKRDKILEKIKNNPRNVNKKDFISLLRKYGFEVMNHRGKGGHMMYRHPLCKEIPMRTVNITDPIRKYHIETLLKDLEKVIA; from the coding sequence TTGACTAAACGTGATAAAATATTAGAGAAAATAAAAAACAATCCAAGAAATGTGAATAAAAAAGATTTTATCTCTCTACTAAGGAAGTACGGTTTTGAGGTAATGAATCATAGAGGTAAGGGTGGACATATGATGTATAGACATCCTTTATGTAAAGAAATCCCTATGAGAACAGTTAATATTACAGATCCTATACGCAAATATCATATTGAAACTTTACTAAAAGATTTAGAAAAGGTGATAGCATGA
- a CDS encoding branched-chain amino acid aminotransferase yields the protein MSEKIELKVSPALKEKPDLSTLTFGEIFTDYMLSFEYSSDEGWHDLKIIPYGPIELSPAAQSLHYGQAVFEGLKAYKHDGEVVLFRPEENFKRINQSLDRLKMPEIDEALLLEGLKQLVDIDRDWVPDGEGQSLYIRPFVFATQGVLGVHPSHEYRLLIILSPSGSYYGGDSLRPTKIYVEDEYVRAVRGGVGFAKVAGNYAASLLAQANANQLGFDQVLWLDGVEQKYVEEVGSMNIFFVIDGKVVTPSLNGSILPGITRKTVLELAASLGYETEERRISIDELYELHQSGALTEVFGTGTAAVISPVGTLQYREEEIVINNNETGPITQKLYDHYTGIQSGQLEDPHGWRVVVPHYER from the coding sequence ATGTCAGAAAAAATCGAATTAAAAGTGAGCCCTGCATTAAAAGAAAAACCTGATTTGAGCACACTCACTTTTGGTGAAATCTTTACCGATTACATGTTAAGTTTTGAATATTCATCAGATGAAGGATGGCACGATTTAAAGATTATTCCTTATGGTCCAATTGAACTGTCACCAGCCGCACAAAGTCTCCATTACGGCCAAGCTGTTTTTGAAGGATTAAAAGCATATAAGCATGATGGCGAGGTTGTCTTATTTAGACCTGAGGAAAACTTTAAACGTATCAATCAATCATTAGATCGTTTAAAAATGCCAGAAATTGATGAGGCGTTATTATTAGAAGGATTGAAGCAACTTGTCGATATCGATCGGGATTGGGTACCAGATGGAGAAGGTCAATCGCTCTACATCCGTCCATTTGTTTTCGCAACACAAGGCGTTCTAGGCGTACATCCTTCTCACGAGTATCGTTTATTAATCATTTTATCGCCATCAGGTTCATATTATGGCGGAGATTCGTTACGTCCAACGAAAATTTACGTAGAAGATGAGTACGTGCGTGCAGTACGTGGTGGTGTCGGATTTGCGAAAGTAGCTGGAAACTATGCGGCAAGCTTACTTGCACAAGCCAACGCAAACCAACTCGGCTTTGACCAAGTGTTATGGCTAGATGGTGTGGAACAAAAATATGTGGAAGAAGTCGGAAGCATGAACATCTTCTTCGTCATCGATGGTAAAGTGGTGACACCATCATTAAACGGTAGTATTTTACCAGGTATTACGCGTAAAACAGTATTAGAATTAGCTGCATCATTAGGCTATGAAACTGAAGAACGCCGCATTTCTATTGATGAATTGTATGAATTACATCAAAGCGGTGCACTTACAGAAGTATTCGGTACAGGTACAGCCGCTGTCATCTCACCAGTGGGTACGTTGCAATACAGAGAAGAAGAAATCGTGATTAATAACAATGAAACAGGTCCAATTACGCAAAAACTGTATGATCATTACACAGGCATTCAAAGTGGACAATTAGAAGACCCACACGGTTGGCGCGTTGTCGTTCCTCATTATGAAAGATAA
- a CDS encoding L-threonine 3-dehydrogenase, whose product MKRIMITGALGQIGTELVAKCREIYGNENVLATDIREPEANSIVAAGPFEILDVTDADKMVQLVESFKPDTLMHMAALLSATCEQNPLLAWNLNMGGLVNALETAREYNLQFFTPSSIGAFGPDTPKKNTAQVTIQRPNTMYGVNKVSGELLCDYYFTKFGVDTRSVRFPGLISYVKEPGGGTTDYAVDIYFQAVREGKYTSYIQKDTYMDMMFMDDAIDAIIQLMEADGGKLIHRNAYNLSAMSLEPEMIKEAIQAHIPDFELTYDVDPARQDIAESWPDSIDTSCARGEWGFNPQYDLEKMTVRMLEGIREKESHKA is encoded by the coding sequence ATGAAAAGAATTATGATTACCGGTGCGTTAGGGCAAATTGGAACAGAATTGGTTGCAAAATGTCGTGAAATTTATGGCAATGAAAATGTGTTAGCGACAGATATTCGTGAACCGGAAGCGAATTCTATTGTGGCAGCGGGACCATTTGAAATTCTCGATGTTACAGACGCAGACAAAATGGTTCAATTAGTGGAATCATTTAAACCTGACACGTTGATGCACATGGCAGCATTGTTATCAGCGACGTGTGAGCAAAATCCGTTACTCGCATGGAACTTGAACATGGGTGGTTTAGTGAACGCGTTAGAAACAGCACGTGAATACAATTTACAATTTTTCACGCCAAGTTCAATCGGTGCTTTCGGACCAGACACACCTAAGAAAAATACAGCGCAAGTGACGATTCAACGTCCGAACACAATGTACGGTGTTAACAAAGTATCAGGTGAATTGTTATGTGACTATTACTTCACTAAGTTTGGTGTGGATACTCGTAGCGTGCGTTTCCCAGGGCTCATTTCATACGTTAAAGAGCCGGGTGGTGGCACGACGGATTATGCGGTTGATATTTATTTCCAAGCTGTGAGAGAAGGCAAATATACGAGCTATATTCAAAAAGACACGTATATGGATATGATGTTTATGGACGATGCGATTGACGCGATTATTCAATTAATGGAAGCAGATGGTGGCAAACTCATCCATCGTAATGCTTATAACTTGAGTGCGATGAGTCTTGAACCTGAAATGATTAAAGAAGCGATTCAAGCCCATATTCCAGACTTTGAATTAACGTATGATGTTGATCCAGCCCGTCAAGATATTGCGGAAAGTTGGCCAGATAGCATTGATACGAGTTGTGCACGTGGAGAATGGGGCTTTAATCCACAGTATGACTTAGAAAAAATGACAGTCCGTATGCTTGAAGGGATTCGTGAAAAAGAAAGTCATAAAGCATAA